A window of Clostridioides sp. ES-S-0010-02 genomic DNA:
ATGACCTGTACTTTCAGCTACATGGATATCAGAAGGAAAAATTACTAAATAAAAGCTGTACCATTTTTATTCATCCAGAAGACCTTAAAAATGTGCAAGAGGCTCTTTTTAAGGCAAAGAAAGCGAATAGTAAAACAGCTGAATGGGAAATGCGTATTTTGACTGGTGATGGAAAAATTAAGCATACACTTGTAAGTGGACGTTTTAATATTCGAAATTATGAGAAAGTATTTGATGGCTACATTACTGATATCACAAAGCAAAAACAAATGGAGGAGAAGATATTACAGTTAACCGAAATTGAAACAGATCTACGTAAGCAAATAGATCTTTATCGTACTACAGATCTTGGTGGTGTTTTCACTGTAGTAGTAGATGAAAATTTCACACTACTTTATGGAAATGATAAGTACTATAAAATACATGAATATACAAAAGAGAGCATGCTAGAACGTATTCACAATCATTGTTCAGAATATGTTCATCCTTATGACTTACCTATAGTGCATGAGATTATTCACACTGCATTAAACTCTGGGAAAGATTACGTGGAGTGGGACATGCGTGTTATAACTGGCAATGGAAATATTCGATATATTCTTTGTAGTGGTGTATTTGATAATAAAGATGGAGTAACTCTTATGAATGGTGTAGTAATGGATATTACCAAACAAAAAAGGATCGAACAAGCATTGCGTGAGAGTGAAGAGAAATTTAGGATTGCAACTGAAAATTCTGATGTAGCGTTTTGGTCATACAATTTTGAGAAAAAAGAAATTTTCCAAACACAATCATCAAAATTTATGCATGGATATGACAACATTGTAAAAAATGTGCCTGAATCACTAGTTGAAGAGGGCTATATTCGTAGCGATTCTATCAAAGAATATTTAGAAATGTACTATAAAATGAGAAATGGAGCCAAAACTGTTTCTGGTGAATTTTGGATGAAGAATTTAGATACTAATGGATGGTGGTGTGAACATATAGACTATACTACTGTTTTTGATGAAACTGGAAAACCAGTTTATGCCCACGCCATAGGTAAAGATGTTACCACTAAAAAACTTGCAGAAAGTCGCTATAATGAGGAAATTTCATACAAAAATGCACTTATATCTGAAGATATAGTTGCAAGTATGCGTGTTGACCTTACATCTGGTTTGGTAGAGGAAGTCGATTCACCATATGAGGAAATAATTGAAAATTATTTTGGAAAAAACTATAGTGAGTGTGTTGCTATCTTGTCTGATTTACTTATTAATGATGAACAGAAAAACGATTTTTTATCATCAATGCAGACAGATATTTTGGTTGAAGATTTTAAAAATGGAGAGACCAAAAAAAATTTCCATGTACAACGTAAAATGCCAGATAATACATATCGTTGGGTGTCTACTACCATTAAACTCTTTCAAAAACCAAATAGTGACCATATTGTTGGTTTTCTATATAGTTATGATATTAATAATGAAATACTATTTCATCAAATTATGGATCTAATTTCACATACCAACTATGATTTTGTAGGTTACATCAATGCGATTAATGCTAGTTATATTTTATTCGCTGATAATGGTAAAAAAGTTTTATCCAAGAACACGAAAAAAAGTTATGAAAGTACTATTTCTGAATACTTTTCAAAATATTTAGATAGAAAACAGCATGATGAAATAATAAATAAACTATTACTTTCTGTTGTTACAAAAGAACTAGAGACTAAAAATGTTTATACTATTGAATATACTATTAAGGTTGAAAATGGTGTAGAGAAAAGAAAACAATTAAAATTTGCCTATATTGATAAACAAGCACAAACGCTTTTTTACACGCAAAGTGACATTACTGAGATTATAAATAATGAAAAGAAGCATCAAGAAATTCTTCATGATGCTTTGGTAGCAGCAAAACAGGCAAATAAAGCAAAAACTGAATTTTTATCCCATATGAGCCATGAAATACGCACTCCTATGAATGCAATTATTGGTATGTCTACATTGGCTGCACAGGTTGTCAATGATACTGAACAGGTTTCTGATTGTTTATCTAAGATAGGTATTTCAGCACGTTTTCTACTGTCATTGATTAATGATATTCTGGATATGAGTCGTATTGAAAGTGGTAAGCTTTCTGTAAAACAAGAAAAAATACCATTTGAAGAATTTATAAATGGTATTAACGCCATAAGCTATACGCAGGCACAAGATAAAGGTGTTGATTATGATGCTATTGTTACAAGCTTTACCGAAAATTACTATATTGGTGATGCCATGAAACTTCAACAGGTATTGGTTAATATTATCAGTAATGCAATCAAATTTACACCAAAAGGTGGTAAAGTACAGTTTATTATAAGTCAAGAAAAACAAACCAAGGATTTTGCAAACATGAAATTTATTATTAATGACACAGGTGTAGGTATTAGTGAAGATTTTATCAATCATATTTTTGAGCCATTTACACAACAGCATATGGGTTCTACAGCCATGTATGGTGGAACTGGATTAGGTCTTGCTATTTGCAAACACCTTGTAGAACTAATGGGTGGAGAAATCAGTGTAAATAGTATTGAGGGAGTTGGTAGTGAATTTGTAATTGAACTAAAGTTAGGAGTGAGCGAAGAGAGTCATAAAAAATCCATAAAAAAATCTCAAGTTCACTTTAATAAAATGAAGGCACTTATTGTAGATGATGATATTATCATCTGTCGACATACAGAGCAAATTTTAGAAGATATGGGTTTAAAAGCAGATTATGTAGATTCAGGGATGAGTGCCATTAAACGAGTGCAAGAACTTTGGAATAAAGATGTATATTATGATATTATATTAGTTGACTGGAAGATGCCTAATATGGATGGGATTGAGACAACTCGCGCATTAAGAAAAATTGTAGGTCAAAATGTTACTATAATCATCATGACAGCTTATGATTGGCTTTCAATAGAAAAAGAAGCAAAAAGTGCAGGAGTTAATATGCTGATTAGTAAGCCATTATTTCGTGATTCTATTTCATCTGCATTTGAAAAAATATATATGAAAAAAGATGAAGAAATTGTGCCACCAAATGAATGTGTATATGATTTTACTGGTAAACGAGTATTGCTTGTAGAAGATCATATGCTAAATATTGAGGTAGCCAAACGATTACTTAATTCTAAAAATTTAGAAGTTGATGTTGCAGAAAACGGATTGCTTGGTATTGAGGCATTTGCTTCTGCACCAGCAGGATACTATGATGCTATCCTTATGGATATACGTATGCCAGTTATGGATGGACTTTTAGCTGCAAAATCTATTCGTCAAATGCGTAAGAAAAATGCAGCAACTATTCCTATAATTGC
This region includes:
- a CDS encoding response regulator yields the protein MNIEEEKNNLIDDSQYQLELYRSSSLGGVYTVKMDDKFTLLYGNDLYFQLHGYQKEKLLNKSCTIFIHPEDLKNVQEALFKAKKANSKTAEWEMRILTGDGKIKHTLVSGRFNIRNYEKVFDGYITDITKQKQMEEKILQLTEIETDLRKQIDLYRTTDLGGVFTVVVDENFTLLYGNDKYYKIHEYTKESMLERIHNHCSEYVHPYDLPIVHEIIHTALNSGKDYVEWDMRVITGNGNIRYILCSGVFDNKDGVTLMNGVVMDITKQKRIEQALRESEEKFRIATENSDVAFWSYNFEKKEIFQTQSSKFMHGYDNIVKNVPESLVEEGYIRSDSIKEYLEMYYKMRNGAKTVSGEFWMKNLDTNGWWCEHIDYTTVFDETGKPVYAHAIGKDVTTKKLAESRYNEEISYKNALISEDIVASMRVDLTSGLVEEVDSPYEEIIENYFGKNYSECVAILSDLLINDEQKNDFLSSMQTDILVEDFKNGETKKNFHVQRKMPDNTYRWVSTTIKLFQKPNSDHIVGFLYSYDINNEILFHQIMDLISHTNYDFVGYINAINASYILFADNGKKVLSKNTKKSYESTISEYFSKYLDRKQHDEIINKLLLSVVTKELETKNVYTIEYTIKVENGVEKRKQLKFAYIDKQAQTLFYTQSDITEIINNEKKHQEILHDALVAAKQANKAKTEFLSHMSHEIRTPMNAIIGMSTLAAQVVNDTEQVSDCLSKIGISARFLLSLINDILDMSRIESGKLSVKQEKIPFEEFINGINAISYTQAQDKGVDYDAIVTSFTENYYIGDAMKLQQVLVNIISNAIKFTPKGGKVQFIISQEKQTKDFANMKFIINDTGVGISEDFINHIFEPFTQQHMGSTAMYGGTGLGLAICKHLVELMGGEISVNSIEGVGSEFVIELKLGVSEESHKKSIKKSQVHFNKMKALIVDDDIIICRHTEQILEDMGLKADYVDSGMSAIKRVQELWNKDVYYDIILVDWKMPNMDGIETTRALRKIVGQNVTIIIMTAYDWLSIEKEAKSAGVNMLISKPLFRDSISSAFEKIYMKKDEEIVPPNECVYDFTGKRVLLVEDHMLNIEVAKRLLNSKNLEVDVAENGLLGIEAFASAPAGYYDAILMDIRMPVMDGLLAAKSIRQMRKKNAATIPIIAMTANAFDEDIEKTKEAGMNAHIAKPVEPKKLFSTINNFFSCENK